A genomic window from Chaetodon trifascialis isolate fChaTrf1 chromosome 22, fChaTrf1.hap1, whole genome shotgun sequence includes:
- the myf5 gene encoding myogenic factor 5 → MDVFSPSQVYYDRACASSPDSLEFGPGVELAGSEEDEHVRVPGAPHQPGHCLQWACKACKRKSNFVDRRRAATMRERRRLKKVNHAFEALRRCTSANPSQRLPKVEILRNAIHYIESLQDLLREQVENYYGLPGESGSEPGSPLSSCSDGMADSNSPVWQQLNANYSNGYSYAKNDCLADKAVGASSLECLSSIVDRLSSVEPSCGPASLRDTATFSPGSSDSQPCTPESPGSRPVYHVL, encoded by the exons ATGGATGTCTTCTCACCATCCCAGGTCTACTATGACAGAGCGTGTGCTTCATCTCCAGACAGCCTGGAGTTTGGCCCCGGCGTGGAGCTCGCTGGGTCCGAGGAGGACGAACACGTCAGGGTCCCTGGAGCCCCTCACCAGCCGGGACACTGTCTCCAGTGGGCCTGCAAAGCCTGCAAGCGCAAGTCCAACTTTGTGGACCGCAGACGGGCTGCCACCATGCGCGAGCGCCGGCGGCTGAAGAAGGTCAACCACGCTTTTGAAGCTCTGAGGCGCTGCACCTCGGCCAACCCCAGCCAACGTCTGCCCAAGGTGGAGATCCTGCGCAACGCCATCCACTACATCGAGAGCCTGCAGGACCTGCTACGAGAGCAGGTGGAAAACTACTACGGCCTACCTGGAGAGAGCGGCTCGGAGCCTGGGAGCCCGCTGTCCAGCTGCTCTGATGGCATG GCTGACAGCAACAGTCCAGTGTGGCAACAGCTGAATGCAAACTACAGCAACGGTTATTCATATGCGAAGAATG ATTGCTTGGCCGATAAGGCAGTCGGAGCCTCCAGTCTGGAGTGTCTCTCCAGCATCGTGGACCGTCTGTCCTCGGTGGAGCCCAGCTGCGGGCCGGCATCTCTGAGAGACACCGCCACCTTCTCCCCCGGCAGCTCCGACTCGCAGCCCTGCACGCCGGAGAGCCCCGGATCCAGGCCGGTCTACCACGTCCTGTGA
- the myf6 gene encoding myogenic factor 6: MMDLFETNPYLFNDLRYLEEGDHGPLQHLDMAGVSPLYNGDDSPLSPGQDNVPSETGGESSGEEHVLAPPGLRAHCEGQCLMWACKICKRKSAPSDRRKAATLRERRRLKKINEAFDALKRKTVANPNQRLPKVEILRSAISYIERLQDLLQTLDEQEKPQNGSSHNFNAKEHSAASDEYHWKKASETWSTSADHSTAVMMNQREGTSESSASSSLLHLSSIVNSITSDEKVHFSEDVAED, from the exons ATGATGGACCTTTTTGAGACCAACCCTTATCTTTTCAATGATTTGCGCTATTTGGAAGAAGGGGACCATGGACCACTACAGCACTTGGACATGGCGGGGGTGTCCCCTCTGTACAACGGCGACGACAGCCCGCTGTCCCCGGGCCAGGATAATGTTCCGTCCGAGACCGGGGGGGAGAGCAGCGGGGAGGAGCACGTCCTCGCCCCTCCGGGTCTCCGCGCGCACTGCGAGGGCCAGTGCCTCATGTGGGCCTGCAAGATCTGCAAGAGAAAGTCTGCGCCTTCGGACAGGCGCAAGGCCGCCACGCTccgggagaggaggaggctcaaGAAGATCAACGAGGCCTTCGACGCGCTGAAGAGGAAGACCGTGGCCAACCCCAACCAGAGGCTGCCCAAGGTGGAGATTTTACGCAGCGCCATCAGCTACATCGAACGGTTGCAGGACCTCCTGCAGACGCTGGACGAGCAGGAGAAACCGCAAAACGGATCGTCCCACAACTTTAACGCCAAAGAACACAGT GCGGCCAGTGATGAGTACCACTGGAAAAAGGCCTCGGAGACGTGGTCGACCTCTGCTGATCATTCCACCGCAGTAATGATGAACCAGAGAGAAG gAACCAGCGAGTCCTCTGcgtcctccagcctcctccacctgtcctccATCGTGAACAGCATCACCAGCGACGAGAAAGTCCACTTCAGCGAGGACGTCGCCGAAGACTGA